GTATTATTGTTACCAAATAAAAGGATTCTTTATAGGCTGTGTTTTCCTATTTTTTTTGTATTAAAACTGTTGCTCTTTGATCTCCATCAGCGTTTTCAACAACGCCTCATGCAGCATTTTGGTTAATGCCGGATTTTCAAATATTTTATTATTAATCTCAAGTTCAATTCCGATATATTTCTCCGGCTGAAGAATTTTTTTAAGCTTGAGAGGCAGGCAGTCAGAGATGCCCCTGTATGGATAATTCATTCTTGTTCTGAACGATGGCGTTTCTTTATCAAGTTTCTGTTTCCAGAGAGAGCAAAATGTTTTTTCAGGCTTTCTTTTTGGGTCATAGAGAAAACCGATGTCAGCGTTTCTGACCTTGTCGTTCATGACAGGCGTGAAGGAGTGAACCGCGATGTGTATAACCCCTTGTTCCTCGGCAAGCCTTGTTATCTCTGTTTCAACTTTATTTCTGTAAGGAAAATAATATTTTTCAAGGATACGATCTTTTTCCTCTTTATTAAGGATACAAGTGAATTCCGAGAATAGATTTTTGCTGAAGGTCGATCTGTTAAGGTCAACAACAAGCCTTGTTGTTTCGGAATAAAAAAAAGGAGCTTCAAGCCCCGCGGAAATTTTCCTGGCAAGCTCAAGCCCTCCTATGTCATATCCCCTGTGATTTTCAAGAATCTTACATGCTTTTGAAAAATATTCGGCAAGTTCCCCCGGCACTTTGTTGCCGCCATGTTCGCAGGTGATTATGAACTTGGCTTTTTCTATACTCTTCATTTATTTGATCACATTCCTTGAGCCTTTGTAATGGCTGTCCCAGTATTCGTCACTCAGTTTATCTATTCGTACTTTGCCGCCGCTTGAGGGCGCGTGAATGAATCTGTCGTTGCCTATGAAAATACCAACATGGTTTGGGGAGAACAGCTTGCCTATGGAGCCCCATCTTGTAAAAAAAACTAGATCACCATTTCTCATTTCATCAAAATCAACATCCTGGCCTGAGTCAAACTGGCTCCCGGATGTTCTTGGAATCCTGATCCCTGCTTTATTGTACACAAATGATGTAAAACCTGAACAGTCGAATCCTTTTGGAGTTGTGCCTCCTGGCTTATAAGGGCATCCTTTATACTTTAGCGCAGTCTGTACGATTTTTTCCCTTAATGCATCTTCTTCTTCATGCCTTGGAGCGACAGCAGAACAGCCTGACATTAGTATTATAAAGAATAAAAGAAGCGGGATGAATAAAATTCCCCGTTTTTTTGTTTTAAAATTTAAGATCGTTTGTGTGGGTGTAAAGCTTGACAGGGTCGCAAAAAATTCAATTTCAGTCATTCTGGCGAAGGCCTGAATCCAGAAGCAGCTGTAATTACTGGATGCCGGATCAAGTCCTGCATGACGCCAATGCCATTTTTTGACTTTTTGCGAGTCCATCAAGCTTATAAATCTGTCTCTCTGTGCAAAATACATTTTCCCATCCTGTAAATCAGTAGCTGCTCATTTTGTAATAGAAAAATGGGTTTACACCAAGGGGAAATTTGGCTTTGGGGACTATATTATCAAGAAATCTGTAAGAATCGGTCAGGATTAGAAGCGGGAAGTATAAGGCCCGGATTCCCCGGGCCCAATTTTTTGGATTCTGTTTATTGTGACTATTCCGGCCTTGTTACTGCGTAAAGAACAGACATCGCCGCTGAATATACGCTCATCCATACTATGGAAAGGGTCAGGAGCGCTGAGGCGTTTGGATCGGCAGATAAAGTACTCAGAAACTCAATCTTGTTGCCTGCGACAAGAAACAGAATTTCATAAGCCGCAAAAAAAATAACAAGCGAGATCATCCACTTCTGGCATCTGCTCAGAATGACCTTCACAATATCTTCTCCCGGCCTTTTCTTGGCAATACTCCTTATTGCGAGAATTGCTACAAGTCCGGCAATTAGAACGCCAAGTGTCAGAGGTATTGTCAGAATGTTTTCAGGAAAGGGCAGGGGTAGCCCCAGGACAGTCATTAAATGGACATATATTCCTCCAATGGCTCCTACGCCTGAAAGATACATGAACAAAGAAAATATAGAATTCATTCCATCCGCCTTTTTGAAAATTGAACGATTCGTTTGATCCAGGGATTAAAAAATATTTTTTTCGAGATCTTTTGCAGATATATGAGCATTAAACGGAAAACAAGAAAAAAAGTCGGTGAAAATTCTGAAATTCATCGATTGATGGAGTCGCAAAAGTCTAAAAATGGCTTAAGCGTCATGCCGGACTTGATCCGGCATCCATTAATTACAGCTGCTTCTGGATTCCGGCCTGCGCCGGAATGACGGAAATAGGACTTTTTGCGACCTTGTCATCTATTAAATCATAAACTCTTTTCCCTATAATGCTTTTTTAGACTCCTGCATCATCTCTCAGTCCAATAACAGCAAGTCTGAGTCCTTCAGCATTTGCCTCTTCTGGATGAATTGGATTCCCCACTACATATTCAATTTTTGAAAAAAAGCGTTTAGGGAATTTCATCATGGCATTGCCGTCTTTATGGCTGAAAAAACTTCCCCAAAGCCCGCGCAGTGCAGACGGAACCACAGGTACCTGGTTTTTTTCAAGAATTTTTTCTATTCCGTTTTTGAATTCATGTATGTCTCCTGTTTTGGTGATCATGCCTTCAGGAAAAATGCAGACTATTTCACCTGCATCAAGGGCTTCTGCAATTGAAACAAAAGCTTTTTCATAAATTTCGGGATTCTGCTTGCGGGAACAAATGGGGATTGCCTTTGCAGTCGTAAAGATGAAATTCATCACAGGTATTTTGAAAATTGACGAGTCCATTACAAATCTGGCCGGTCTTCTGCAAAGACTGGCAATGATAAGTGCGTCCACATAGCTGACATGATTGCTGACAATCACAGCCGGGCCTTCGGATGGAATCATATGAAGATTTTTATGCTTAATTCTGTAGATGATGTGGGTCAGCACCCATACGAGACAGCGCATGGTGAATTCAGGAACAAGGGTGTAAATATATAAGGCAACAACTATATTCATTATTGTCAGAATTAAGAAGAAAATCGGAATCGAAAGCCCGAATTTACCGAGCAGAATTCCGGCCATAGCGGCTGAAGCAACCATGAATAAAGCGTTCAGGATGTTATTGGCAGCAATTACCCTTGATCTGAGCTCTGGTTCTGTCCTGACCTGGATAAGCGCATATAGCGGAACAATATAAAGGCCTCCGAATATGCCTATGAGGACAAGATCCACGAGAACCCTTATGCTTCCGCTGGTTTTAAGAAACTCCATAACAGTCAGCAGATGGTCGGGATTTGTCGCGCTGTAGGACATTGCAAGATCAATCCCGAAAATTGAAAGACCTATCGAGCCAATTGGAACAAGGCCGTATTCGATTTTTCTGCCTGAAAGCCATTCACAAAGGAGTGAGCCTGCACCGATCCCGACTGAAAACATCGTCAAAAGGAGCGTTACAACTCCTTCGCCGCTTCCGAGAATTGTTTTTGTGTAATTTGGAATCTGGGTCAGATAGGACGCGCCAAGAAACCAGAACCATGAAATGCCGAGCACGGAAAGAAAGACGCTTTTTTCTCTTTTGGCGAATTTTATGGTTTTGATTGATTCTGCGATCGGGTTAAGGCCAATTTTAAGATTTTTGTCAGCAGCCTCGGCCTTTGGAATAAATGAACTCGCCAGCCAGCCCATGAAGGCTATTATTATGACTGTTATTCCAGCGTATATTCTCCCATTTTCCTGCTGAATGAGAATTCCTCCGAGTATCGTGCCAATAAGTATGGCAACAAAGGTTCCCATTTCAACAAGAGCGTTGCCACCTATTATTTCATGGCTTTCAAGGTGCTGAGGAATAATGCTGTATTTTACAGGCCCGAAAAAAGCTGAATGCATTCCCATCAGAAAAAGGAGGAAGAGCAGGGCCGAGTTGCTTCTGTAATAAAAAGCAAATGTAGCGCATATCATTATCAGGATTTCAGCGATTTTGATTATTTGAATAATCCTGGATTTGTCGAATTTGTCGGCAATCTGGCCAGCTGTGGCAGAAAATAGAAAGAATGGCAGAATAAAAAGCCCTGCCGCAAGATTCATGAGAATATCAGATTCTCCCTTTGCCACGTTTCCTGCATGAAAGGCCAGAGTCAGTATGAGGGAGTTTTTGAATACATTGTCATTAAAAGCTCCGCAGAACTGAGTCCAGAAAAAAGGGGCGAATTTTTTCATGCGAAGAAGTTTGAACTGACTGTGTTCGTCCGGCATCTGCGGATCATACACGCTGCTCATCATAAGCTCCTTTATATTCATGTGGGAGGTCTGTAAAAATTAATCATGATTGATATACCCGAATAAGATCAAAGGCAACTCTAAGTATTAAACTGTTCTTTTACATTTGTCGACCAGCTATGAATTGACAATGTCAGATGTGGCTGGTAGTTATCTATGAGTTCCTTGTTTTTTATGAAAAACTGTGTTTATTGAAGGTGTGGCGAAGGAAACCATGTGTTTTAGGAGGTTCTTTGTGTCTGGGAAACATTATCTTTACTTTATGATTGTCCTGCTTGCCCTGATGAATATCGGATGTGCCTCGTCAGGCATGAAAAAAGTGGAAAAAACCGGTTTTCTTGGTGACTACAGTGGTTTAAAACAAGGTGGCGGGGATCAGGCCGCCTATGGTTACAGCAGGCCAGGCGCTGATTTGAGCAAATATGACAAAATACTTATCGAAAAGGTCTGCGTTTGTTTGCTTGGTCAGGAAGAAAGCACTGATTTAGAGCCAATTCTTCTCCGCGAGTTTGCCGATTATTACGATCAGGCGATAACTTCGGCAGTATTTGATAAATATAAGATTGTTGATGAGCCTGGGCCAGGGGTTCTGAGGGTCAGGGCTGCAATAACGGATGTCAAACCAGCATCGCCCATAATAAATACTCTGTCTTCGGTGTCTCCTCTTGGAATTTCCATATCTTTAGCCACAAAAATCGTTACGGATAAAAATCTCGGAACAGGAGAGGCTGCAAGCGAGATTGAAGTTCTTGATTCTGTGACAGGCGAACGTCTTGCTGCCGATGTCGACAGACGTCAGGGCGGGAAAATGATTTTTCGCGATAAATGGACAGATACCAAAAATGCCTTTGACCACTGGGCAAGCCGGCTGAGAATAAGGCTGGAAGCTATGTGCGTAAGGGATTAACGCAAATACTTTTCCCTTATTCTTTCAATTGTTCCATCCTTTTTTAGGTCATCAATTGTTTTATTGAATCGGGCAATTATCTCTGGTTCAGTGTCCTTATTAAACCCAAAAGCTGTTTCGCTTTTGTTTATAAGATAAATTACTTCATATTGGTTTGGATCAATGCCGTAGAGTTTCATGTTGTATGCGGCTGTATCTTCACCATATGAGATGGCATCCATTCTGCCCATTGCAAGTTTTCTGACAAGAGTTTCCGCTGAACTTGATCTCTCAAGCTTATCCATTTGGCATCCAGCAGAGACGAGGAATTGTTCTCCTGCATCTTCCCTTACAGTTCCTATGATTATATTCTTCAGTTCATTGATGGAGTCAATTTTATATTTTTTGCTTTTTTTTGCTATGATTACGTTGTTGTTGCTCAATATCGGGTTTGAGAAAATAAAATGTTTTTTTCTTTCTTCTGTGATCCCCATCGAAAACAGGCAGGAGTTTTTTTCGTTTTTTAAATACATGTATCCCCTGGCCCAGGGCAGAACCTCTATATCTGGTTTTTTAGGGCCTATTCCCGATCTTTTCCAGATTTCATTGAGTATATCAACGCTTATTCCCTTTAAAATTCCGCGTTCTGTATAATTGTAAGGGGCATATTCCTCTGTCATCCACCTGATTTTTTGAAAATCAGGGGAAGACTCCTGTCCGAATATCAGGGCAGGAAATATGGAAATCAAGACAATTGCCATTGAGAATGATCTGGGCATTTCCTTTCTCCTTAAGTAAATATGTTGCAGACTTGTATATGGATTTCCTATACTTTTATGTGTTTCCCATCACCATATTTCTTCCGCCCTTTTTAGCGGCATAGAGATAGCTTTCAGACTGTTTAATCATTTCCCATATTAATTCCTGGGGTTCTTCTTTTATGTGGCCGTCCATCGACCCAATGCTGACGGTCACACCGGTTTTTTCAATGTTAGCTTCTTCCACGGCGGATCTGATTTTTTCAGCCACAAGACTTGCTCCTTTATGTCGAACTTCAGGCAGGAAAATAATAAATTCATCTCCGCCGTATCTTCCAATTAAGTCAGATGCTCTCAGGCTTGATTTAATAATTTCAGAAATCTGTTTAAGCATTCTGTCTCCGATCTGGTGTCCCTGCGCCTCATTTATTTTTTTGAAATGATCTATATCAATCAGGATGATTCCAATGCCGGAGTTATTTCTTCTTGAAAGCTCCGCGAGCTGTTCTGCCACCACCATGAAGCCTCTTCTGTTATACGCTGACGTAAGTTCGTCGATTATTGTCTGGCGGGCAATTCTGTTACTTTCTTTCCAGATATGGAGAAGGGTTTCTCCGAGCAGTTCAAGTTCAGGAGTAATCAGTCCATGTTTTTTCAGAATTTCATCGAAGCCCTTGATATGAGCCATATAATCTGTCTCAGGATTCAATCCTTCAGCATTTCTTCCCAGTATGTGGAATAGAAGTTCAAATGCCGGATTCATCATGTAGAATTCAAGTTTGTATGCGATTAAAAATGTTTCAAGGATTGAATTGGAATCTTCGGCTTTTTTGAGAAGCTCCTGGGTTTTGTTCAGGCTGAGTTCCAGTTCCTTCGCCACCGAATCAGGAGAATCGAATATCTCAGGCAGTCCATTTTTGTTGGACAGTTTAATTATGGTTTTCCAGAATTCAATATGCCTTTCTTCGGTCGTCTTTGTCTCCAGCCAAAAATTCTTTATTCCCTGGTTCTCACAGGTGTTGGTGAATCTATCGTAGATATTTTTCGCTGCCAAATCGAGCTTTAGGCACAGGCTTACGATGTCAAGGGTGGTTATACTGTTTTCCATGCTATAATCCTGATAAATAGGCAGTTGTTTATAAAATTTCTGTGGCTTCTCAGTGTGTACGACTATGACTTTTTGCGCAGGTTTTTCAAAAACGAGACAGCTCTGTTCATAATGAGCAAATGATTGCTGAAAATCACAAAAGAAGAAAGGTGCGTGGCTTGGAAAATTTGCCCTGTTTTCAATTCAAAGGCTGTCTCATTGCTTTAATCGGCTTGGTTTCGTAAGCAGTTATGATGTTCGGTTTAAGCCGACTTACAATCTTTAAAGTATAAACTTCTGCTTCGTAAAACACAAACAATAATAGGTGTTCGAGCTCTTCGTCGGCAGGAATGAAAAAATAATATCCTGCCGGAGTTTCTTGTTCACCCCAATGAATCAGTTGATTGGATATGGTTCTGCCCAGTAAGCATAAGGGCTTTGCTCAAAAATCCCCTTTTTAGATGAATACTGATGCAGCTTGATTATGTGCTTTTGAGTCTGCTCTGTCTCGTTGCCTTTAAGCGCAATATCCAGAATATAATATTGCTTTTTGTATTTTACTATTGAGCTAAAATTGCCCGCGTCAGGATTGTTTTCATTGACAGTGACTTCCTGCTTTATCTTGCATGTGTTTTTATCTATTCTCCAAAATCCTGGAATAAGATCTGACCTTCCTGTAGCTGAAGCAGGTTCCGTATAAAGCATATATTCATAGTCAGAATTTTTTGAGGAAAGATCCTTTTTTAGCCTGTAAAGTTTGAAATTCTGCTCTCCTGCCATGCTGAGGCTTTTAGCTATGTATTCTTCATCTCCTGCTTTTTTGTAACATGGGAAGTTTCTCGCAAGATCAGTTGACTCAGGGTCGTCTGTGCTAACCACAGGTTTTTCAAAAATAACCTCGCCATTATTGGCTTTAAGGGACTTCATGAAACTTTTGCAAAAGTCAGGGCTTGCTTCAGAAATATGGATGTTAGGAACAAATGCCTCGGATTCGAGTATATCCATGACAGCTTTTTCCTCGCTAATACCTGATTCAGGGGAAACTATCTGGCCAGCCGGAGGGGCGATTGTTTTGGGAGGCAGATTGCCGCTATATGGTTGATCATAATTGGGTGCTGGATAGTTTGTGTCTGGATATGGCTCATTATAGTAGTAGTATTGCTCGGTGTAAATTATTGTACTCTCATCATTATATCTGTTGTTATAATGGTAATGATTTCTGTCATCATAATGATGGTGGCTGTGATGTTTTTTGTGCCATCTTCTGTGTTCTTCGGCCCTTTTTTGAGCTTCAAGGCTTTCACTTTCTCTCCTGTGCTCCTCTTCTCTTTTTTGCGCTCTATGTTCTTCTTCCCGTCTTTTTATTTCCTCAGCGCGCCTTTCAGCTTCCAGTCTTTGCTGTTGCCTTTTCAGTTCTTCAGCCTGCTTTTTTGCTTCTTCTCTTTCTTTTTCAATGGTGGCTTCCTGTGCTTTTTTTTCAGCCTCCATCTGTTGCTGATGAAGCTTTAAAGCTTGTTCCTTGCGATCAGCTTCAATTTTATCCTGCCTGATTCTGTCTTCGTACGCCTTTTTGTCTGCTTCCTGCTGGGCCTGATGGCGTTTATATTCCTGATCCTTGCGATCAGCTTCTATCTTTTCCTGACGAATTCTGTCTTCGTATGCTTTTTTTTCTGATTCCTGGAGTTCCTGCTGTTTTTTAAACTCCTGTTCTCTCCTGTCAGCCTCAATCTTTTCTTTNNNNNNNNNNNNNNNNNNNNNNNNNNNNNNNNNNNNNNNNNNNNNNNNNNNNNNNNNNNNNNNNNNNNNNNNNNNNNNNNNNNNNNNNNNNNNNNNNNNNNNNNNNNNNNNNNNNNNNNNNNNNNNNNNNNNNNNNNNNNNNNNNNNNNNNNNNNNNNNNNNNNNNNNNNNNNNNNNNNNNNNNNNNNNNNNNNNNNNNNNNNNNNNNNNNNNNNNNNNNNNNNNNNNNNNNNNNNNNNNNNNNNNNNNNNNNNNNNNNNNNNNNNNNNNNNNNNNNNNNNNNNNNNNNNNNNNNNNNNNNNNNNNNNNNNNNNNNNNNNNNNNNNNNNNNNNNNNNNNNNNNNNNNNNNNNNNNNNNNNNNNNNNNNNNNNNNNNNNNNNNNNNNNNNNNNNNNNNNNNNNNNNNNNNNNNNNNNNNNNNNNNNNNNNNNNNNNNCTGTCCTCGTTGGCTCTTCTATCAGCCTCTGCTTTTTGCTGGCGTTCTCTGTCTTCGTTGGCTTTTCTTTCAGCCTCTGCTTTTTGCTGGCGTTCTCTGTCTTCGTTAGCTTTTCTTTCAGCCTCTGCTTTTTGCTGGCGTTCTCTGTCTTCGTTAGCTCTTCTTTCGGCCTCTATTTTTTCCTGCCGCATTCTATCTTCCGCTGCCCGTTTTTCCACGTCCTGCTTCTGATCTGTCTCATTTGCCGCAATAAGTATCTCGGTTTCAGTCTTTTTTGTTAACGCCGGATCGTTCCAACATGTATCTGCCTTTGAAATTCCTGAACAAAAAACAATTGCAACAATAAACGAAATAACAATCTTTTTCATTTAGATACCCCGGTAAAATGTTCTTCAGTGATTGTCCAGAATCGTTTTAGTCATACCAAGAAATCAAAGCCCGTAATACCCTGTTTCATAAATCTGGGTCATTTTTTCATTTTTGATCGTGAAAATCTTGAAAGCGTTGCCTTCAGAATAAGCCACGGAAGTTATTAATTCGTCTGTGCCGTTTCCGTCGAGATCTGCGGCCGCTTCAATGGTTGGCCTGAAATTGTCGTTGTACGCCTGTCTTGCGTTAAAAAATACGGCAACAGGTTCGGCGTTTTTTTCTTCTTTTCTGTAGATTGCAAATGCACATGTGAAATCTTCGGATATCCAGCCGGTCATAGAGAGTTTTTCAACCCCTTTTTTCTGATCTATACATGCCTGAAAGTCCTGGGTATAAGCCATCTGAAGCTCTTTTTTGAAAACAGTTTGCTTGTCACCCAATGCCTGCTTCATAGCCGCCGAATCAAGGGAGTTAATGTATTCTTCCGGTATTTTCTCTCCAGTATTTGTAAACTGTTTCTGCTTTGTGTCTGCTCTGCGCATAACTGGCACAGGCACAGGCTTTGAAGTGTATGCAATGAAAAAATTGTTTGGAGTTGGCCCCATGGTGTTAATGACAACGGTATCTTTCTGCCCGAGGGCTTCGGATGTCATGTAGCAGCAACCCGAGGAAGTTTGGGAAAAAACCGCTGTAAGCCTGTTTACGCTGGTTTCTTTTATGTTTCCTTTTAGATCAATAAGAAACCATTTTTCAGGATTGATAAGGCCGCTTTTGATGGAGCCGTTGTCATCAAAAGGCAGCGGAAGCGCGTTCGGGTTTTCAAAATTAAGATGTTCCGTCTTTTCAGGCGGCCAGGTTTCTCTGGAAATACGCTCGCACTCTTCGCACATAGCCTTTGAAGGAGGTATTTCAATGAAATCAAGAACAGAATTCGCCTTGAAGCCTGTTCTCCACTGGCGCTGGACTGGCTGAGCCGTGAATGGTATGCTTGTGAATCCGGGGTTTTCAGTTGGTTTGTTATCTTCCGCAAATGCATTATGAGTACAGAGCATTATTGTTAGGATTGCTGCTGTTTTTATTAATTTAAAATTGAAGTTTTTCATTTTACGATTTCTTTATGCGCCTTGAACAATTTTATTGTTTATAAAAATATATCAGATTGTTTAATATTTTTTTCGGTCTTTAATGTTGATGAAATTTCAAAAGCTCGTATTCTTGTCCTTCCAGCGCAGTCAGGAATCCAGAAGTATCTGAAAGAACTGGATGCCGGATCAAGTCAGGCATGACTCCAAAACTTTTTTTCGAAATCATCAATCTTGGTTATAAAAATATTTCCACAGCCTTATACTCCATCCCGAACGCCTCTGCGACGCCTTTACATGTAATGTTGCCGTCTATCATGCTGAGCCCAGGTTTGATGCCTGGGTTCTTTATGGCAGCTCCTTTCCAGCCGTTATTTGCTATTGTCAAGGCATATGGAAGAGTCGCATTTGTTAGCGCCAATGTCGATGTCATGGGTACGGCACCAGGCATGTTCGCCACGCAGTAATGGATAATTCCGTTAACTTCGTATGTAGGGTTGCTGTGGGTTGTGGCTCTTGATGTTTCGAAGCATCCGCCCTGGTCAATTGCGACGTCGACCATCACGGCCCCTTTTTTCATTGTCCATAGCATTTCCCTTGTAACAAGCATGGGCGCCCTCGCTCCTCTGAGAAGTACGGCGCCTATCACAACATCAGCCTCCTGGACAAGTTCTCTTATTGTCGCCGGAGTGCTCATTATTGGGAAACAGTTCTTGGGCATTATTTCTGACAAGTGTCTCAGTCTGTCAAGATCTCTGTCCAGAAGGTAAACTTTTGCGCCTAGTCCGCATGCCATAAGAGCCGCGTTTGTTCCCACAATCCCGCCTCCGATTACAAGAACTGTCGCTGGCTGAACTCCTGTGACTCCGCCAAGAAGGATGCCCCTTCCTCCCTGGAATCTTTCAAGATATTTTGCAGCTTCCTGGATAGACATTCTTCCTGCGACTTCGCTCATGGGAGTCAGAAGTGGAAGGCTTCCGTCGTTTCCTTCTATTGTTTCGTAAGCAATGGCCACAGATCTTGTTTTCATGTATTCAGTAGTAAGATCTTTATCAGCGGCAAAATGAAAATATGTGAATACAATCTGGTTTTGTCTGATCAGACCGTATTCTGAAGGTTGAGGCTCTTTAACATGCATTACCATATCGCTTTTGCCGTATATTTCTTCAGGTGTCTCACTGATATCCGCACCTGCAAGGATATATGCGTCGTCATCAAAGCCGCTGCCTGAGCCTGCCGATCTTTCAACAAGAACCTGGTGACCGTTTCTTGTCATTATTTCGACTCCAGAAGGAGTCATGGATACTCTGTTTTCTTCGGTTTTTATTTCTTTTAGAATTCCAACTATCATGGCAGGCTCCTTAAAGTAAGTCGGATTGTTTGCTGAATAAACGGCATGATTTTAGCATTTTCGTCAAAAAAAGTATAAATTAATAAACACAGATAATAAAATGGTGCATTTTATTTCATTTTCAAATCAAAGATGAAATCAAGGCGGCAAGGAGGAAACGACGCAAACGTACGTGGTTTGTACGTTGAGGAGCTGACGACGGTGCTAACCCGATCCATGCATTGAGATAACACTTTGATTTGGAATTGGAAGTATTTTGAAAGGAAGTCAATGATGAGTAAAATCTTTCAAGGAAATATCGTAATCACAGGTGTTACCAAAGGTCTTGGCAGGGCAATGGCTGCTAAATTCATTGATCTTGGATACAGGGTCTTTGGGTGCGGCAGGTCTGAAAATGAGATTTTGGCCCTGAATAGTTTGTTTGGTAAAATGCATATGTTTGATGTTGTTGATGTGACTGATTTCGAGTCTGTAAACGCATGGGCTTTAAAGATAGCCGCTAAAGCCGGAGTGCCTGATATTCTGATAAATAATGCGGCCATAATGAATGATCCCCATCCTTTGTGGCAGATAAGGCCTGATGATTTCTCAAACCTCATTGATGTCAATGTAAAGGGCGTTTTCAATGTTGTGCGGGCATTTGTTCCTGAAATGATAAAAAGAAGAAAAGGGAAAATAATAAATTTCAGTTCGGGATGGGGAAGATTTGTTTCACCCGAAGTTGCGCCTTACTGTACTTCCAAATGGGCGGTCGAGGGAATGACAAGGGCTTTGGCAGAAGAACTGCCAGTAGGCATGGTTGCTATTCCGTTAAATCCCGGAGTCATTGATACAAATATGCTAAGGCAGTGCTGGGGCAGCGAGGCAGGATCTTATTTGAAGCCGGTTGAGTGGGCTGAAAGAGCTGTTCCTTTTATAATTTCAATAACGTCAGAGATGAATGGCAAGCCTCTTTCTGTGAAATGAATTATAATTTTTTGTTGTTATGCTCAAATCTCAGTAACAGTTGAAAGTTCGTGGGCTTAACATTTTTAAAACTCTAAAAATATCAGTTTTTTGCCTACTAACAAAACCATAAAGTTTTTGCGGAGCTTTTTATAAAAAGCGACCCGCCGGAGGCACTCGGCTTAACGTCGGATTACGGACAAAGGGCGTCCTAATCCGACTTACGCATCACCCTTTTTTGATGGCAAATTAACCATAAAAGGCACTTCTTAACTGAAAATCAGGCAGAGCCACATAATTTTTTGAATGTTATCTTTTTGAGTGGGGCTTCAACTGTTGACAAGGTCGCAATAAGTCCGATTTCGGTCATTCCTGTGCAGGCCGGAATCCAGAAGTATTTGAAAATACAA
The sequence above is drawn from the Desulforegula conservatrix Mb1Pa genome and encodes:
- a CDS encoding SDR family oxidoreductase; protein product: MMSKIFQGNIVITGVTKGLGRAMAAKFIDLGYRVFGCGRSENEILALNSLFGKMHMFDVVDVTDFESVNAWALKIAAKAGVPDILINNAAIMNDPHPLWQIRPDDFSNLIDVNVKGVFNVVRAFVPEMIKRRKGKIINFSSGWGRFVSPEVAPYCTSKWAVEGMTRALAEELPVGMVAIPLNPGVIDTNMLRQCWGSEAGSYLKPVEWAERAVPFIISITSEMNGKPLSVK